The following are from one region of the Aspergillus chevalieri M1 DNA, chromosome 1, nearly complete sequence genome:
- a CDS encoding uncharacterized protein (COG:S;~EggNog:ENOG410PKKU;~InterPro:IPR015943,IPR036322;~go_function: GO:0005515 - protein binding [Evidence IEA]) yields MSTPNDLQALLASIRPRPSPNSSADQDAPTASYPPQYPFHLQQQQQQPPYDGQAFPYHMRQQAAGGYRHPSVTSIHSPSPLSNTPPHRGSDVLSPNVPTPQEHPQPQHPDRAVNLLSLLKSNSGVPAAPAAASVQQTQSPSPALLSPQGQETGFGDGAAKPSHAREISASDLVASLFGGGRQGPAGVAAPAAAQPVMQQPGSSEGAAESSSSAAPNPEKEMLLRLLNRSKPDVNEGPARSTSQSPASVSPAKSPNPEQPLMSGARPVEEVLSGKPDTVPFPQQAPKVATPKDSLFTYVNPFEQLAAASPRNRTPHPKSRSASPAVEFLKNRKPNFAARVEPPVDLPNPVETPQSDERAESPILAEEQKEAISQVVGKMVDEIGREIDGFKSVEEKKTSAPPVTVAQQESTQEVLSSIATNPRETAAEAKQEAVDETAKEPVKEIVTTTTTTATPAAKGTTENKEVNDTLPDNWESSAEDGVVKEEERVVQVHNFPLKPFISIVVKAYTGKLATLRDDGIMDIARLKKEFDQLDRSLTSASSDYIVYALAKNGGMRIIRQDDGSDKQVFRSTRDRVFNVALSASQSVGGTSEEQAILGIGVSGTVYWALISRPEKDLFELDALESESLVFPPFPASDENTSGGQLKTRAKRSSRHPGFFAIGRGKNIYVISPHAAMDPTYGITGSQRTVNTEKFFKERALKISTGKAGKDFMFSDDDTVIASLDKTGRLRFWDIRDVINNPDFFTGGPTPAEVRVPLSTFVTGSPTEKSWPTSVLFVDKLRPYVKSIALRYALVGLKQNHTLQLWDIGVGRAVQELKFPHENESDAICSVAYHPSSGIIVVGHPTRNSIYFIHLSAPRYALQPMSQASYIKRASERDSSLPKPDSTACMSGIREISFASKGQLRSLDLLPMNKNAADDSALFELYVMHSRGVTCLNIKKEDLGWGPDNKIVHPVNALAEGFIETHPLETFPISVTDEPSVNGDSTSTPTKVAPKEIVKKTPEAAAEGPSRVQSPTKPALKKKTPEEPVEPAVSTTTNGAEKPEKKKKKKTAVTTAATGEGTARVKDAATVPFTEGAPTETRTVPSGQEPPPSYSATTLPSLGASGVSGSTDFWNKNMEMLQSGVSSVFNQSLGREIEGLYSRFDEERKKWDAASAAKQDQVLRLVSSTLSDNVEKNLARIVSNSIQTEVVPALTDVTSAAVGKQLNEIVAQQLGGVVPRVVRQALPEAVSRAVQQPDVMKVLSDTVTQKLGSQVENEVSKALNNTISPAVKNITLRAAEKIGTDMEKQVQAQMKQYEIQRHNDSAKIDQLTSLVRGLSDTVAAMAATQTGFQNEVLRLNHVFNTRPNGESSGPHSARPSLTNIPAIPTPVAPAVPVETSEDMELAEVAQLMSQGRFEEGSVKWLQSSQQADLFDNLFVRLNPSYLTGLSPIVALSVGVAVTSSLETNVMERLSWLDVVLHTVDLRDADIREVAPKIMDILTQRLESLYMNVAQTNPHDPVIRRIAPLSRRARELRVF; encoded by the exons ATGTCCACCCCGAATGATCTCCAGGCTCTCCTGGCGAGTATCAGGCCGCGTCCGTCGCCAAACAGCTCGGCCGATCAGGATGCTCCTACCGCGTCCTACCCCCCGCAATATCCATTTCATCttcagcagcaacagcagcagccgccTTACGATGGACAGGCTTTCCCTTATCATATGCGTCAGCAAGCGGCTGGTGGCTATCGTCACCCGTCTGTCACGTCTATCCATAGTCCATCGCCTTTGAGTAACACGCCGCCGCATCGCGGCTCGGACGTTCTTAGTCCCAATGTGCCTACTCCTCAAGAACACCCCCAGCCTCAGCATCCCGATCGTGCGGTGAATCTGTTGAGCCTGCTCAAGTCAAATTCGGGTGtgcctgctgctcctgcgGCTGCTTCTGTCCAGCAAACCCAGTCGCCATCGCCTGCGTTGTTGTCGCCCCAGGGCCAGGAAACTGGTTTCGGCGACGGAGCTGCCAAACCTTCCCACGCGAGGGAAATCTCTGCGTCGGATTTGGTTGCTTCGCTTTTTGGTGGTGGCAGACAGGGCCCTGCTGGTGTTGCTGCTCCGGCTGCGGCGCAACCCGTCATGCAGCAGCCTGGATCGAGTGAAGGTGCAGCGGAGAGTTCCTCGTCCGCTGCCCCGAACCCCGAGAAGGAAATGCTGCTTCGTTTGCTCAACCGTTCCAAGCCGGACGTGAACGAAGGACCGGCGAGATCGACGTCTCAGTCTCCGGCTTCCGTCTCGCCTGCGAAGTCGCCCAACCCTGAGCAACCACTCATGAGCGGTGCCCGCCCGGTGGAGGAGGTTTTGTCTGGGAAACCGGACACCGTTCCTTTCCCGCAGCAGGCACCCAAGGTCGCTACACCCAAGGACTCCCTGTTCACCTATGTGAACCCCTTTGAGCAATTGGCAGCGGCGTCTCCGCGTAACCGGACCCCGCATCCCAAGTCTCGCAGCGCCAGCCCGGCCGTGGAATTCTTGAAGAACCGGAAGCCGAACTTTGCTGCGAGAGTGGAGCCTCCCGTGGACCTTCCCAACCCGGTAGAAACTCCCCAGTCCGATGAACGCGCCGAGTCCCCAATTCTTGCGGAAGAACAGAAGGAGGCGATCTCCCAGGTGGTTGGCAAGatggtggatgagattggtCGCGAAATTGATGGTTTCAAGTCCgttgaggagaagaaaaccTCAGCGCCTCCGGTTACCGTTGCCCAACAAGAAAGCACCCAGGAGGTGCTCTCTTCCATTGCTACCAATCCTCGAGAAACTGCTGCCGAGGCAAAGCAGGAGGCGGTCGATGAAACAGCAAAGGAACCCGTCAAGGAGATCGTTACTACTACCACGACCACCGCTACGCCAGCTGCGAAGGGAACGACGGAGAATAAGGAGGTTAATGACACGCTTCCGGATAACTGGGAGTCTAGTGCCGAGGACGGTGTCgtgaaggaggaagagcgtGTGGTCCAAGTCCACAACTTCCCCCTCAAACCCTTCATTTCGATCGTCGTGAAGGCATACACTGGAAAGCTTGCAACCCTTCGCGATGACGGTATCATGGACATTGCTCGGTTGAAGAAGGAGTTTGACCAGCTTGACCGCTCGTTGACTTCGGCTTCTTCCGACTACATCGTCTATGCATTGGCAAAGAATGGTGGAATGAGAATCATTCGCCAGGATGACGGCAGCGACAAGCAGGTGTTTCGCTCCACTCGCGATCGTGTGTTCAACGTCGCATTGTCCGCTTCCCAGAGCGTCGGTGGTACCTCGGAAGAGCAGGCGATTCTGGGCATCGGCGTCAGTGGAACCGTCTATTGGGCGTTGATCTCTCGTCCTGAGAAGGACTTGTTTGAGCTGGATGCATTAGAGAGTGAGAGTCTTGTCTTCCCTCCGTTCCCTGCCTCGGACGAGAACACTTCTGGCGGCCAGCTGAAAACGCGGGCCAAACGAAGCTCTCGTCACCCCGGTTTCTTCGCAATCGGCCGAGGCAAGAACATCTACGTGATATCGCCCCATGCTGCGATGGACCCTACCTACGGTATAACGGGTTCCCAGCGTACCGTTAACACTGAAAAGTTCTTCAAGGAACGTGCCCTCAAGATCTCGACCGGGAAGGCTGGCAAGGACTTCATGTTCAGTGATGATGACACAGTCATCGCTTCCCTCGACAAAACTGGCCGACTCCGCTTCTGGGACATCCGGGACGTGATCAACAACCCAGATTTCTTCACTGGTGGTCCTACTCCAGCTGAAGTTCGTGTTCCGTTGAGCACCTTCGTTACCGGCTCTCCTACCGAGAAATCATGGCCGACTTCCGTCTTATTCGTTGACAAACTGCGCCCCTACGTGAAGTCCATTGCGCTCCGTTACGCTCTGGTCGGGTTGAAGCAGAACCACACCTTGCAGCTCTGGGATATTGGGGTTGGCAGGGCTGTGCAGGAGTTGAAGTTCCCGCATGAGAACGAGTCGGACGCCATCTGCAGCGTCGCATACCACCCCAGTTCTGGAATCATCGTCGTTGGACACCCTACTCGCAATTCGATTTACTTCATTCATCTATCTGCGCCGCGATACGCGTTGCAGCCCATGTCGCAGGCGTCTTACATCAAGCGGGCGAGTGAGAGGGACAGCAGCCTGCCTAAGCCCGACTCGACTGCATGCATGAGTGGAATTCGCGAGATTTCGTTTGCCTCTAAAGGTCAGCTACGCAGTCTCGATCTTCTTCCCATGAACAAGAATGCTGCCGATGATAGCGCCCTATTCGAGCTCTACGTTATGCATTCGCGCGGTGTGACATGCTTGAACATTAAGAAGGAGGACCTGGGATGGGGCCCTGACAACAAGATTGTGCACCCTGTCAACGCACTTGCGGAGGGCTTTATTGAGACCCACCCTCTGGAGACCTTCCCCATCTCTGTTACGGATGAGCCTTCGGTCAATGGCGACTCTACGTCTACACCTACGAAGGTGGCGCCAAAGGAGATCGTTAAGAAGACTCctgaggctgctgctgaggGACCATCGCGCGTCCAGTCGCCAACCAAGCCagcgttgaagaagaagacaccGGAGGAGCCAGTTGAGCCAGCGGTCTCTACGACGACCAACGGCGCCGAAAAgccagaaaagaagaaaaagaagaagaccgCCGTGACAACTGCGGCCACCGGTGAAGGAACAGCGAGAGTGAAGGATGCCGCCACAGTTCCATTCACTGAAGGTGCGCCCACCGAGACGCGCACTGTTCCGTCCGGACAAGAACCCCCGCCATCTTACTCCGCAACCACCTTACCTTCTCTTGGAGCTTCTGGTGTTAGTGGCTCTACCGATTTTTGGAATAAAAACATGGAAATGCTGCAGAGCGGCGTGTCCAGCGTGTTCAACCAGAGCCTCGGTCGCGAGATCGAAGGACTCTACTCTCGTTTCGACGAGGAGCGAAAGAAGTGGGACGCCGCATCTGCTGCCAAACAGGACCAGGTCTTGCGTCTGGTCTCCAGCACCCTCTCTGACAACGTGGAGAAGAATTTGGCTCGTATCGTTTCCAACAGCATTCAGACTGAGGTGGTTCCTGCTCTCACTGATGTCACTTCTGCTGCCGTTGGCAAGCAGTTGAACGAGATTGTGGCCCAGCAACTGGGAGGCGTGGTTCCTCGAGTGGTGCGCCAGGCCCTGCCTGAAGCGGTCAGTCGTGCTGTGCAGCAGCCTGATGTGATGAAAGTTTTGTCGGATACTGTGACACAAAAGCTGGGGTCTCAAGTTGAAAACGAGGTGTCCAAGGCCTTGAATAACACGATCAGTCCCGCAGTTAAGAACATTACTCTGCGCGCTGCGGAGAAGATCGGAACAGACATGGAGAAACAGGTGCAGGCACAGATGAAACAGTACGAGATCCAGCGCCACAACGACTCCGCCAAGATAGACCAGTTGACATCCCTCGTTCGCGGCTTGTCTGACACGGTCGCTGCGATGGCTGCGACGCAGACAGGCTTCCAGAACGAGGTTCTTCGCCTTAATCACGTCTTCAACACCCGCCCTAACGGAGAATCTTCTGGCCCTCACAGCGCTCGGCCGTCGTTGACCAACATTCCTGCTATTCCTACTCCTGTCGCCCCCGCTGTCCCTGTTGAGACCTCGGAGGACATGGAGTTGGCCGAGGTTGCTCAGTTGATGAGCCAGGGACGGTTCGAGGAGGGTTCCGTCAAGTGGCTCCAATCTAGCCAGCAGGCCGATCTGTTCGACAACCTATTTGTGCGCCTCAACCCCTCTTACCTGACTGGCCTCTCGCCGATCGTGGCTTTGTCGGTTGGTGTTGCTGTGACCTCGTCGCTGGAGACCAACGTGATGGAGCGTCTGTCATGGTTGGACGTTGTTCTTCACACTGTTGACTTGAGG GATGCCGACATTCGCGAAGTCGCTCCCAAGATTATGGACATTTTGACCCAGCGTCTGGAAAGCTTGTACATGAACGTTGCTCAGACTAACCCGCACGATCCCGTCATTCGCCGTATCGCGCCGCTTTCGCGCCGTGCCCGAGAGCTGCGTGTTTTTTGA
- a CDS encoding NmrA/HSCARG family protein (COG:S;~EggNog:ENOG410PV7Q;~InterPro:IPR036291,IPR008030;~PFAM:PF13460,PF05368), with translation MPKTIAVLNATGNQGSGLIRALIAPNSPHRNDYKVRALTRNTTSPAAQELQSTYGPSQLELVQADVYDVESLRKAFEDADGVFAATNNRIPGKKIETEDEMRHELVAGWNIVDAARDCDVSHTVLSSLPNINKASNGRFSKVFHFDHKYMIEDYAKKQLKAITALWPALYYSNVAWPQYCRTLEDGTVRFCAPTSGDVQADWVDAAYDIGVYAAAIFNKGPTTTANKTYPVVSPKIHFSDLARIFESKTGKKAIFDPISLDEWGSTVAAASGKGYEEDIRQMMEWVRVAPEEKVCYGTMESGEDRSWKELGVRASTFEEWLDRSGWRGPE, from the exons ATGCCCAAAACTATCGCAGTCCTCAACGCGACAGGCAACCAAGGAAGCGGCCTCATCCGCGCCCTCATCGCCCCCAATTCCCCTCATAGAAACGACTACAAAGTCCGCGCCCTCACCCGCAACACTACCTCCCCCGCCGCCCAAGAACTACAGTCGACCTACGGCCCTTCGCAATTGGAATTGGTACAAGCAGACGTCTACGACGTGGAGTCACTGCGAAAGGCATTCGAAGATGCAGACGGCGTCTTCGCAGCAACGAACAACCGCATCCCAGGCAAGAAGATCGAAACGGAAGACGAGATGAGGCATGAGTTGGTTGCTGGGTGGAATATTGTTGATGCTGCTCGC GACTGCGACGTATCCCACACGGTCCTAAGCAGCCTCCCcaacatcaacaaagcaagCAACGGCCGATTCAGCAAGGTATTCCATTTCGATCACAAATATATGATTGAGGATTATGCGAAGAAGCAATTGAAAGCCATTACGGCGCTGTGGCCGGCGCTGTATTATTCAAATGTGGCGTGGCCGCAATATTGTCGGACGTTGG AAGATGGAACAGTTCGTTTCTGCGCACCTACCTCTGGTGATGTACAAGCTGATTGGGTCGACGCGGCGTATGATATTGGGGTGTATGCTGCTG CGATATTCAACAAAGGCCCCACGACCACGGCCAACAAAACATACCCCGTGGTCTCCCCCAAAATCCATTTCTCCGACCTTGCGCGCATCTTCGAGTCCAAAACCGGCAAAAAAGCAATTTTCGATCCCATTTCGTTGGATGAGTGGGGAAGTACCGTCGCTGCAGCCTCGGGGAAGGGGTATGAGGAGGATATCAGGCAGATGATGGAGTGGGTTAGAGTTGCGCCGGAGGAGAAGGTGTGTTATGGGACGATGGAGAGTGGGGAGGATAGGTCGTGGAAGGAGTTGGGGGTTAGAGCGAGTACCTTTGAGGAGTGGCTGGATAGGAGTGGGTGGAGGGGGCCTGAATAG
- the TAD3 gene encoding putative tRNA-specific adenosine-34 deaminase subunit Tad3 (COG:A;~EggNog:ENOG410PMF0;~InterPro:IPR002125,IPR016193;~PFAM:PF00383;~go_function: GO:0003824 - catalytic activity [Evidence IEA]) — MDAQALIGGVQPLAGQVLPVKTVQETQAPEEFADAFAAEVNVKCASKVIKALDSKFNRDTSLSHLRRFAKRNQLPEALQSTISQYHNHNGHSSHTIFVLISPPIPDLDTLHTLLAPFAPGPPAPEEDPPTESCSSDTSKIPFYPVRIPLQPPLNARQAEKWTKAMWPVIFNPAAPRANVAPPPQILNRALDSIKPRAGYYMALAQKLADEAEQSGLGRNVGAVIVDPAIEETIEGGEWDQAVVAVAGDARYSRLDKTELQLGQEPNPASQTYNADLEGGPELHALMRAVDIVARRRREDNTPSATDNGYLSPLESHFFYQFDAPLVSDTSDISPVPEKLQKTNTTTAHCTKTAEPAVSTSRIRPRTLGGYLCTDLDVYLSREPCLCCSMGVLLSRFRAVIFPRRGRMVTGGIASEPVVSPVCDDDDADDEENDTEPIENTGDKSRDTRNNRKYYGLHWRKELNWRALGFEFVEDAVSFEMGIEGEAGVAFHA, encoded by the exons ATGGATGCGCAGGCGCTCATTGGCGGCGTCCAGCCTCTTGCTGGGCAGGTGTTGCCCGTGAAAACTGTGCAGGAGACACAAGCGCCGGAAGAGTTTG CCGATGCTTTTGCTGCGGAAGTCAATGTGAAATGTGCTTCAAAGGTTATCAA GGCTCTCGACTCGAAATTCAACCGTGATACCTCGTTAAGCCACCTCCGCCGATTCGCAAAACGCAACCAGCTACCGGAAGCCCTGCAATCCACCATCTCCCAATATCACAATCACAATGGACACTCCTCGCATACCATCTTCGTCCTAATCTCTCCTCCGATACCCGACCTAGATACTCTACATACTCTCCTCGCCCCATTCGCACCCGGGCCACCAGCGCCCGAAGAAGACCCTCCCACAGAATCATGCTCATCGGACACTTCAAAAATCCCCTTCTACCCTGTTCGCATTCCGCTCCAACCACCCTTGAACGCTCGTCAAGCAGAGAAATGGACAAAGGCTATGTGGCCGGTGATTTTCaacccggctgccccgcgCGCGAATGTTGCCCCGCCGCCGCAGATTCTGAATCGCGCGCTGGATTCGATCAAGCCGAGGGCTGGGTATTACATGGCGCTGGCACAGAAGCTGGCTGATGAGGCGGAGCAGTCAGGATTGGGGAGGAATGTTGGTGCTGTGATTGTTGATCCGGCGATTGAGGAGACGATAGAGGGGGGAGAATGGGATCAGGCGGTTGTGGCGGTTGCAGGGGATGCGCGGTACAGCCGTCTCGACAAGACAGAGCTGCAGCTTGGACAGGAGCCTAATCCTGCGTCCCAGACGTACAATGCAGATTTGGAGGGAGGACCGGAACTGCATGCACTGATGCGTGCAGTGGACATAGTCGCCCGCAGACGACGTGAAGACAACACCCCATCCGCAACAGATAATGGATACCTCAGCCCTCTGGAATCGCATTTCTTCTATCAATTCGACGCACCACTTGTCTCAGATACCTCAGACATTTCCCCCGTCCCCGAGAAACTCCAGAaaaccaacaccaccaccgcccacTGTACCAAAACCGCTGAACCGGCCGTGTCAACTTCCCGAATCCGTCCGCGCACATTGGGTGGCTACCTCTGCACAGATCTAGACGTGTACCTATCCCGAGAACCATGTCTGTGTTGCTCAATGGGTGTATTACTGTCGCGCTTCCGGGCGGTGATCTTTCCGCGCAGGGGCCGGATGGTTACTGGCGGGATCGCTTCAGAGCCAGTCGTTTCGCCTGTTtgcgacgatgatgatgccgATGACGAAGAAAATGACACAGAACCGATCGAAAACACGGGAGACAAGTCCAGGGATACTAGGAATAACAGGAAATACTACGGGCTGCATTGGCGCAAGGAGCTAAACTGGCGGGCATTGGGTTTTGAATTTGTAGAGGATGCAGTCTCGTTTGAAATGGGGATTGAGGGAGAGGCTGGCGTTGCATTTCATGCGTAG
- the phoB gene encoding regulatory cyclin phoB (COG:S;~EggNog:ENOG410PHAD;~InterPro:IPR013922,IPR036915;~PFAM:PF08613,PF00134;~go_function: GO:0019901 - protein kinase binding [Evidence IEA];~go_process: GO:0000079 - regulation of cyclin-dependent protein serine/threonine kinase activity [Evidence IEA]) — protein sequence MLASSPSPSAALRPASSSSPAVAHSSHSHSHSQSHSLSFPAPSSSQQQQAVPSTPPAAAHLGYYDPVRSSVHTNNQQFNSPRSSRVAIEELRSALTRHTVDSPPHGGPSGDLPRGRMSAGLTSLGGGFHPTGSHSGASNSNNTNNNQNHNINNSSDNNKSNSSSGAGAGGNPLSNPSGRPSDITTNTGNTTTASSNINPPSSASSAAPPIPAPSAPIPTSVPPSMPARTNSGSNKRNSRDDHMTDAGLAGPEGSDLEVSQSKRLRSSKPAGKVLPRDYEQADPRDIVILISSMLMELIRFNDKIPLHQGRLTRFHSRSPPRISVLDYLQRLTTHATLSPPILLSMVYYIDRLCALYPAFTVSSLTIHRFLIASATVASKGLSDSFWTNKTYARVGGISLTELALLELEFLFRVEWRIVPQPEVLVDYYQSLVERCDGYEIQRG from the coding sequence ATGTTAGCCTCTTCGCCCTCGCCCTCCGCCGCCCTGCGTCCGGCCTCGTCCTCCTCTCCGGCCGTCGCTCATTCCTCCcattcgcattcgcattcCCAGTCTCAttccctttctttccctgctccttcctcgtcgcaacaacagcaggcTGTTCCGTCCACTCCACCGGCCGCTGCTCATCTGGGCTATTATGACCCTGTCCGATCGTCTGTACACACCAATAATCAACAGTTCAACAGCCCGCGTTCTTCCCGAGTGGCTATCGAGGAACTCCGGTCAGCTTTGACCAGACATACCGTTGATTCTCCACCTCACGGGGGGCCCTCAGGGGATCTCCCTCGCGGCCGCATGTCCGCTGGGCTGACCTCCCTTGGGGGCGGATTTCATCCCACTGGATCCCACTCCGGTGCATCGAACAGCAACAATACCAACAACAATCAGAACCACAACATCAATAACAGCAGCGACAATAACAAATCCAATAGTAGCAGCGGCGCCGGCGCCGGCGGCAACCCCTTATCGAACCCATCCGGTCGTCCCTCAGATATCACCACTAATACCGGCAATACTACTACTGCCTCCTCCAACATCAACCCTCCGTCCTCCGCGAGTTCCGCCGCTCCTCCAATCCCTGCTCCTTCTGCTCCAATTCCGACATCAGTGCCTCCTTCAATGCCAGCCCGTACGAATTCGGGATCCAACAAGCGGAACAGTCGAGATGATCATATGACCGATGCTGGACTGGCGGGACCAGAAGGTTCCGACCTTGAAGTTTCCCAGTCGAAGCGGCTTCGGTCGTCGAAGCCTGCTGGCAAAGTCCTGCCTCGGGACTACGAACAGGCGGATCCACGGGATATTGTCATATTGATCTCGAGCATGCTGATGGAATTGATTCGTTTCAACGACAAGATTCCACTACATCAAGGGAGGCTGACCCGATTCCACTCGCGGTCGCCGCCCCGGATCTCGGTTCTCGACTACCTTCAACGACTTACGACCCATGCCACGCTTTCACCGCCCATCCTCCTGAGTATGGTATACTACATTGACCGGCTTTGCGCTCTTTATCCCGCATTTACTGTATCCAGTCTGACAATCCATCGCTTTCTCATTGCCAGTGCCACCGTGGCCAGCAAGGGATTGAGTGACAGTTTCTGGACAAACAAAACTTATGCAAGAGTCGGAGGAATCAGTTTGACGGAGCTGGCTCTCCTTGAGTTGGAGTTTCTCTTCCGGGTTGAATGGAGGATTGTTCCTCAACCCGAAGTCCTCGTGGATTACTATCAGAGTCTAGTCGAACGCTGCGATGGATACGAGATCCAGCGCGGTTGA